GTGCCGGTGTTATGTATCGGTGAATCTGAAGCGGAAAACGAAGCAGGAAAAACCGAAGAAGTATGTGCAAGACAAATTGATGCGGTAATTAACGCCCACGGTGTGGAAGCGTTCAACGGTGCGGTGATTGCTTATGAACCAATTTGGGCGATCGGCACAGGCAAATCAGCGACTCCGGCACAAGCTCAAGCGGTGCATAAATTCATTCGTGATCACATTGCGGCAAAATCACAAGCGGTAGCAGACCAAGTGATTATTCAATACGGCGGTTCAGTAAACGATGCAAATGCAGCAGAGTTATTTACCCAACCTGATATTGACGGTGCATTAGTAGGCGGTGCTTCACTTAAAGCTCTAGCATTTGCAGTAATCGTAAAAGCAGCGGCAGCAGCGAAAGCGTAATTGAATTACATTATTTAATATTGCTACAAGCGGTTGTTTTTCTCATATTTTTTGCAAAATTTTTGAGAAAAATAACCGCTTGTTGTTTTATTTGGAAGGAATTTCAGGAAACAGCATTTTAATCACCGCTTTGGTTAAACGGCGGGACTTTCCTTGATATGGGAAAATGTGCATCATCATCATTGGATTGAAGTTAGCTTCAATTACGCCCCAAGAACTTAACGTCGGCTCGGCAGCTTTAGTCAGATCAGGAATAATCAAATCTACCCCACATACTTTTGCTCCCATTGCGTGAGCAATTCCCACTGCAATTTGCTTGTAGCTCTCGTGCATTTGGTCGGTCATATCAATGGAATCGCCCCCTGTACTGATATTCGAATTCGCACGCAGTTGAACCGTTTGCTCTTTCGCCGGCACAGAATCAATTGTTAAGCCTTGCTCTTTCAGTTGTAACTGTTCGATTTCACCTAAGGCAATTTTTTTCAACGGACTGCGAGAGCCATCACCTCTAAGCGGATCGTTATTTTTCATTTCAACCAATTCTTTAATGGTGTGAACGCCATCTCCCACTACGTTTGCAGGCACACGCAAAAGCACGGCAAGCGTTTTATCGCCTAACACAAAGAAGCGGTATTCCGTACCGACTAAGTAATCTTCCACCATTACTTCTTTATCTTCACGAAAAGCTATTTCCACTGCTTTTGCAAAATCTTCCCGATTTTTGACCGCTTGTTGGAAAATTGTAATGCCTAAGCCGTAGTTGGTTGATTTTGGTTTAATTACAACTGCTTTACCTTCAAACAACGGATAATGAGCAACTGCCTGCTCAAGGCTGGTAAACTCAACACTTTTCGGCACATTGAAGCCTGCTTTCGCCAATACTTTTTTAGTAACCACTTTGTTTTCCATAATCAATGGAGAAATGTATTGATCGTGGCTGGTCATATTGCCGTTTTTCACGTATTCCAGATGATCGCCAAATTTCAGTGCGAGGAATTGATCGTTTTCATCTAATAATTCCACACAGATCCCTTGTTGGATCAAATCAAAGAACAGTGCTTGGGTGGAAAGCTCCATATTGTCAAAGGCAGAAAGGGCATAAAAACGTTCAAAGGCTTGGGCTTTATACTCTTGAGCGAGTTTCGCCCCCAGTGCTTTATAGCTACCGAATTGATCAATCGCCTCAAGTAAACGACCATTAACCGTTTTCATCGGATCAGCAAATTGAGCTAATTTTTCACGCACGACTGCAAGGCTTTCTTCGTTTGAGCCTAACTCTTCAAGCATAGCTAAGATGTGATGTAACATTGCTTCACCTTCGGTACGGAAGATCGTTTCTGTTCTTGGATCTTCAAGAGCGACTTGGTAAAGTTTCTGTTTGCCGATTTCTACTTCTTTTTGACCGCTTGTTTCTTTTAACCAAAGCATTCCAAGTAAGAAATAGTGGATAAATTTTGCATCGTTTAATTCAATACCATAAGGGGCGAATGGATTGAGATCGAATAAGCGAAATTCAGCGTATTGCACACCTTTTTCTAACAAATCACGAGCTTTTTTTGCTCCACGTAAACGCACATTAGAATAAAATTCTTTTTCCGCAATCAGTAAACCTTTCGTTACTTGAGCTTCAAGACTTTCCACATAGCTTTCAAGGCTGTCGTGATTGACCTGAACATCAGGCGAGTTCACATAACCATAAGGGCTGGAACGCAGGCTACGCACTAATTGCCCCTCTGCAAGCGGTGATTTTCCGTAAAAATATTGCGATTCCACCGTTGGTGTAGCAGCAAGCAAATAGAGCAAAATCCATTGATAACGCAAGAAATTATTTGCTAACTTCATATAAAGTGCGTTTTGGAAGGATTTTAAATCACTATATTCCGTTTGCAGCTCAAAAGCCTTCTCAACAAATTCAGGTGAGAGTTGGAAGTTGTAATGTATACCGCTGACCATCTGCTTGTATTTTCCATAATTAGCAGAAAGATATTTGCGGTAATTTACATCTTCAGGGTTGTCAAACTGTGCTTCTTGAATGTGCTCTTCCGGCGGTAAACCGGCAGGCATACTTAAAGGAAAAATGTATTCATCTTCCGGTAAAGAGCGTAAAACTACCTCGTGTATCGCCGATAACCAACGGAAACTATCTTCCAATTTGGCATTAGGTGGAGTAATAAGCTCTAACTGGCTTTCGGCAAAATCGGTTTGAATATAAGGGTGGTAAGAACGATTTCCAAATACTTGAGGGTGTGGACTTGTAACAATATTACCAAAGATATCAACACGCTGGCTCTCTTTTTCTAAACCAAAATTGCCTTGTTGAAACAGTAATCCTAAATGATTTTCTCGGATAAGTTGCTGTAAGTTCATTATCTATCCTTCTCGTCAATAAATTTGAGATGCACAATACCACAAATGAAAGACTTAGTGAAATAGTGGGTTTTATTTTATTGGAATGGGGTAGATGATTTGGTTATAACCATTATGTCCGTTTTCTCTGAATATGATTGAGGTCAAATATAGCCTTATGAATCTGAAATTATCATAGTGATTTTCAACCAACAATGAGGAAATCAATATGTTCAATTTATTTGAAAAATATCTCAATCAATCCAACCTTGCTGAAAATACTCAAACGGCTTATATTTTTGCTATAAAGCAATATCATAAAAAGTTTGCAGAGTTATCTAGAATCAATTTACAGCGGTATAAGGTATTCTTAATTGAAAACTATAAGCCACAAACTGTTAATTTAAGGCTAAGGGCAATAAATTACTATTTAGAATTTATGAAAAAAGAAAAATGGAAATTGTCATTTATTAAAGTGCAGCAAAAACCGTTTTTGGAAAATGTCATTAGCGAGGCTGATTATGCTTACTTTAAACAGTGTCTAAAAGAAGATGGGGAGTTTTATTGGTATTTTGTCATTAGATTTATGGCTGCCACAGGTGCAAGGGTTAGTGAGCTAATCCAAATAAAATGTGAGCATATCAAAATAGGCTATTTAGATCTCTACTCCAAAGGCGGAAAATTAAGAAGGATTTATATTCCGGCTGCACTACAACAGGAGTGCTTAGAATGGCTAAGATTAAATAATAAATACAATGGATTTATTTTTTTGAATAAATATGGCGACAGAATTACCACTCGTGGCATTGCCGCTCAATTAAAAGTGTTTGCCAGACGTTATAAATTAGATCCTAAAATTGTTTACCCTCACTCATTTCGTCATCGTTTTGCAAAAAGTTTCTTAGAACGCTTTAATGATATTGCATTCCTTGCAGATTTAATGGGACATGAAAGCATAGAAACAACAAGAATTTATTTGCGTAAAACCAGTACGGAGCAGCAAGAAATCGTCAATAAAATTATTGATTGGTAATTAACAAATAAAGGGCAGATATAATCTGCCCTTCTATTTTAGCTAACCAGATGCTAGATAAGATAATCTTAGTAAGCTACTACTCTACCCAGTTCTTCTCCCATTCGGGTTTTTGTTCCAGCAATCAGAGCAGGGCTGAGATGTACTGTTCCTTTCGGGAAAAGGTTAATTACCGTTGAGCCTAAACGAAATGCTCCCATTTCTTCACCTTTTCGTAATTTAATCGCTTTTTCACCTTCGGTTTCATAGTTCCAAACGACTACTTCATCAGCTCGTGGCGGATTGATAACGCCTGCCCACACAGTACTCATACTTGCCGTAACTGTTGCACCCACTAAAATTTGAACCATTGGTCCGAATGCGGTATCAAATTCACAAATGACACGCTCGTTGCGGGCGAATAAGTTTGGAACGTGTTCCGCTAGAAATGGATTTACCGAATATAATTCGCCCGGCACGTAAATCATTTTACGCAATGTGGCATCGCACGGCATATGCACTCGGTGGTAATCACTTGGCGATAAATAGGTGGTAATAAATGTACCGTCTTTAAATTTTGCTGCCATCTCTTCATCATTGGCTAATAAGGTTTCTAACGTAAAGTGATGACCTTTTGCTTGTAATAAACGGTTATCGGAAATTTCACCTGATTCACTTACTTTACCGTCTGCTGGAAGGCAAATGGTATTTAAATCATTATTAATAGGACGAATGCCTTCTTTTAATTCACGAATAAAAAATTCATTAAAAGTAGCGTAATCTGAAGGCTCAGTTTTTACTGCCTCAGATAAATTAACTTTGTACTGCTTAGCAAATAATTTAATAATGAAATGAGTAACAGCTCCCCATTTTTGTTCCGCTAACCAACCTGCCGCACGGGTAATGGCTAGTTGTGGTAATAAGTAGTGCAACGCGATTTTGGCACGTTGGAAATAGCTTGGGGTAGGGTATGATTTTAATTGCATTGCGATTATCCTTTCTTAATTAAAAACTGAAGTCTGTTTTTAAATGAGGGCGAAGTATAGCAAATACAATGCAAAATAGATAAAAAAATTAAAGATGTTGAAGTGGCTACAAAGGAAAAGACAGATAGATCCTCTATAGTTTATCCACTTCAACAATATTTGGATTACTCTAAAACGATATTCGCCCTATTTTTTTCTACCGTTGCTTGCCCAATGCCTGACACTTCAGCAAGCTGTTCAATGCTCTTGAAATTCCCGTTTTTTGTTCGGTAATCGACAATAGCTTGAGCTTTTTTCTCACCAATACCGACCAGCTTATCCTGCAATTCGGCAGCACTTGCAGTGTTGATATTAACCGCATTGGTGCTTATTTGTGTTATCTGTTGATTATCTTGAACCGTATTATTTTGCTCAATTTGTGATGGTGTTTGAGCAAAAGTTAAGGTATTTAAGCCCATTAATAGACCCAGTGCGATAGTTTTCATCTTT
The sequence above is a segment of the Mannheimia bovis genome. Coding sequences within it:
- the tpiA gene encoding triose-phosphate isomerase encodes the protein MARRPLVMGNWKLNGDKAFTKTLIADLKAELHGVEGCDVAIAPPVMYLAHAEASLAGCGCGCSDKGLIALGSQNVDVNVKGAFTGDISPEMLKEFGAKYIIIGHSERRTYHKESDEFIAQKFKVLKDAGLVPVLCIGESEAENEAGKTEEVCARQIDAVINAHGVEAFNGAVIAYEPIWAIGTGKSATPAQAQAVHKFIRDHIAAKSQAVADQVIIQYGGSVNDANAAELFTQPDIDGALVGGASLKALAFAVIVKAAAAAKA
- the gshAB gene encoding bifunctional glutamate--cysteine ligase GshA/glutathione synthetase GshB, which gives rise to MNLQQLIRENHLGLLFQQGNFGLEKESQRVDIFGNIVTSPHPQVFGNRSYHPYIQTDFAESQLELITPPNAKLEDSFRWLSAIHEVVLRSLPEDEYIFPLSMPAGLPPEEHIQEAQFDNPEDVNYRKYLSANYGKYKQMVSGIHYNFQLSPEFVEKAFELQTEYSDLKSFQNALYMKLANNFLRYQWILLYLLAATPTVESQYFYGKSPLAEGQLVRSLRSSPYGYVNSPDVQVNHDSLESYVESLEAQVTKGLLIAEKEFYSNVRLRGAKKARDLLEKGVQYAEFRLFDLNPFAPYGIELNDAKFIHYFLLGMLWLKETSGQKEVEIGKQKLYQVALEDPRTETIFRTEGEAMLHHILAMLEELGSNEESLAVVREKLAQFADPMKTVNGRLLEAIDQFGSYKALGAKLAQEYKAQAFERFYALSAFDNMELSTQALFFDLIQQGICVELLDENDQFLALKFGDHLEYVKNGNMTSHDQYISPLIMENKVVTKKVLAKAGFNVPKSVEFTSLEQAVAHYPLFEGKAVVIKPKSTNYGLGITIFQQAVKNREDFAKAVEIAFREDKEVMVEDYLVGTEYRFFVLGDKTLAVLLRVPANVVGDGVHTIKELVEMKNNDPLRGDGSRSPLKKIALGEIEQLQLKEQGLTIDSVPAKEQTVQLRANSNISTGGDSIDMTDQMHESYKQIAVGIAHAMGAKVCGVDLIIPDLTKAAEPTLSSWGVIEANFNPMMMMHIFPYQGKSRRLTKAVIKMLFPEIPSK
- a CDS encoding tyrosine-type recombinase/integrase; the protein is MFNLFEKYLNQSNLAENTQTAYIFAIKQYHKKFAELSRINLQRYKVFLIENYKPQTVNLRLRAINYYLEFMKKEKWKLSFIKVQQKPFLENVISEADYAYFKQCLKEDGEFYWYFVIRFMAATGARVSELIQIKCEHIKIGYLDLYSKGGKLRRIYIPAALQQECLEWLRLNNKYNGFIFLNKYGDRITTRGIAAQLKVFARRYKLDPKIVYPHSFRHRFAKSFLERFNDIAFLADLMGHESIETTRIYLRKTSTEQQEIVNKIIDW
- the asd gene encoding archaetidylserine decarboxylase (Phosphatidylserine decarboxylase is synthesized as a single chain precursor. Generation of the pyruvoyl active site from a Ser is coupled to cleavage of a Gly-Ser bond between the larger (beta) and smaller (alpha chains). It is an integral membrane protein.); amino-acid sequence: MQLKSYPTPSYFQRAKIALHYLLPQLAITRAAGWLAEQKWGAVTHFIIKLFAKQYKVNLSEAVKTEPSDYATFNEFFIRELKEGIRPINNDLNTICLPADGKVSESGEISDNRLLQAKGHHFTLETLLANDEEMAAKFKDGTFITTYLSPSDYHRVHMPCDATLRKMIYVPGELYSVNPFLAEHVPNLFARNERVICEFDTAFGPMVQILVGATVTASMSTVWAGVINPPRADEVVVWNYETEGEKAIKLRKGEEMGAFRLGSTVINLFPKGTVHLSPALIAGTKTRMGEELGRVVAY
- a CDS encoding ComEA family DNA-binding protein is translated as MKKMKTIALGLLMGLNTLTFAQTPSQIEQNNTVQDNQQITQISTNAVNINTASAAELQDKLVGIGEKKAQAIVDYRTKNGNFKSIEQLAEVSGIGQATVEKNRANIVLE